One region of Quercus lobata isolate SW786 chromosome 2, ValleyOak3.0 Primary Assembly, whole genome shotgun sequence genomic DNA includes:
- the LOC115976993 gene encoding gibberellin 3-beta-dioxygenase 3-like: MNSISESFKSNPIHLNQIIPLDFKSVLTLPDSHTWTLSTDPHQPIPTDPFESVPIIDLTDPNAVLLIRHACEQWGLFQVTNHGIPIDLLKQLELQTKRLFSLPLDQKLRAVRSPEGITGYGLARISAFFPKFMWSEGFSIMGSPLEHACQLWPHHHKKFCNVMEVCQKDMKDLTERILGLMLVSLGLTREDVKWLKPKDGKKQPQALLHLNSYPICPDPSRAMGMAPHTDSSLLTLLHQSSTTGLQVLRDSVGWVPVHPIRGALVVNIGDLMHVLSNGRFKSALHQVVVNQTHHRISAAYFYGPPGNVKISPSMKLIDHKHPPLYRSVTWKEYLDAKAKHFNKALDLIRNDVCIGN; encoded by the exons ATGAATTCAATCTCAGAATCCTTCAAAAGCAACCCTATCCACCTCAACCAAATCATTCCACTAGATTTCAAGTCTGTGCTCACATTACCCGACTCTCACACTTGGACCCTATCCACGGATCCCCACCAACCCATACCCACGGATCCATTTGAGTCCGTGCCCATCATAGACCTTACCGACCCAAATGCAGTTTTGCTGATACGACATGCATGTGAGCAATGGGGTTTGTTTCAAGTCACCAACCATGGCATTCCCATTGACCTCCTTAAACAACTAGAACTTCAAACCAAGCGTTTATTCTCTCTCCCATTGGACCAAAAGCTACGTGCCGTTCGATCCCCAGAGGGCATCACCGGCTACGGCCTTGCTCGCATTTCTGCGTTTTTTCCAAAGTTCATGTGGTCGGAGGGTTTCTCAATTATGGGGTCTCCCTTGGAACATGCTTGCCAACTTTGGCCACATCACCACAAAAAATTCTG TAATGTAATGGAAGTGTGCCAAAAGGACATGAAGGACCTAACAGAAAGGATTCTAGGGCTGATGCTTGTGTCATTGGGCTTAACCCGTGAAGATGTTAAATGGTTAAAGCCCAAAGATGGGAAGAAACAACCCCAGGCCCTTCTCCATTTAAACTCATACCCAATCTGTCCGGACCCAAGCCGGGCCATGGGCATGGCCCCTCATACAGACTCATCATTGCTCACTTTGCTACACCAAAGCAGCACCACTGGGCTCCAAGTCCTTAGAGACAGTGTTGGGTGGGTGCCTGTGCATCCTATCAGGGGTGCACTTGTTGTCAATATTGGTGACCTAATGCACGTACTCTCCAATGGCCGTTTCAAGAGTGCATTGCATCAAGTGGTTGTTAACCAGACACATCATCGCATCTCGGCCGCTTACTTCTATGGCCCACCAGGGAATGTGAAAATATCACCGTCGATGAAGTTGATTGACCACAAACATCCACCACTCTATCGCTCGGTGACATGGAAGGAATATCTTGATGCCAAGGCAAAGCATTTCAACAAGGCACTTGACTTGATTAGGAATGATGTATGTATTGGCAATTGA
- the LOC115976992 gene encoding transcriptional corepressor LEUNIG-like — MSQSQTNWEADKMLDVYIYDYLMKRKLHSTAKAFQAEGKVSSDPVAIDAPGGFLFEWWSVFWDIFIARTNEKHSEPAASYIETQLAKAREQQQQQQQQQQNQKPQQHPQMQMQQLLLQRHAQQQQQQQQQQQQQQQQQRRDGTQLLNGSANGLASGDPLIRQNSATATANALATKMYEDRLKHPLQRDALDDGAMKQRLGDNVGQLLDPNHASMLKAGAAGGQPQGQTLHGTPGGISGNLQQVQNRSQQLPGPIQEIKSEMSSMMNPRAAVSEGSLIGVHGSNQGSNNLTLKGWPLTGLEQIRTGFFQQQKMQSPQSFNQLQLQQQLMLQAQQNLASPSANDLESRKLRMFQNNRNMGLAKDGQLNSVVDMVPSVGSPVQVGSRADTELLIKLQQQQIQNNQQQQHYAQHPLSSQHSQNSNHLQQQDKMNGAGSITVDGSISNTFQGSDQAPKTQIVRKRKQPVSSSGPANSSGTANTTGPSPSSPSTPTTHTPGDVMSMPSLPHNGGSSKSLLMFGSDAVGPLTSAPNQLSDMDQFVDDGSLEDNVESFLSQDEADPRDSRVNQCSGVSKGFTFTEIRRIPASSTSKVECCHFSSDGKLLATGGFDRKVVLWCTESFTMKSTLEEHSHWITDVRFSPSMSRLATSSADKTVRVWDADNPSYSLRTFTGHSDTVMSLDFHPSKEDLICSCDINEIRYWSIKNGSCTGVFKGGATQMRFQPRAGRLLAAAAENLVSILDVETQVCRLKLQGHKNMVHSVCWDPTGEYLASVSDDLVRVWTIGSGNKGECIHELSCTDNKFNNCVFHPTYPTLLVIGCYQTLELWNTSENKTMTLHAHDKLVSALAVSSAAGLIATASHDKCVKLWK; from the exons ATGTCTCAATCTCAGACCAACTGGGAAGCTGATAAAAT GTTggatgtgtatatatatgacTATCTTATGAAGAGGAAATTACATTCTACTGCAAAAGCATTTCAAGCCGAAGGGAAAGTCTCTTCAGATCCTGTTG CTATTGATGCACCTGgtggttttctttttgagtgGTGGTCCGTCTTTTGGGACATATTTATTGCGAGGACAAATGAGAAGCACTCAGAACCAGCTGCATCATACATCGAG ACTCAGTTGGCAAAGGCTCGggagcagcagcagcagcagcagcaacaacaacagaACCAGAAACCTCAGCAGCATCCACAGATGCAAATGCAGCAGCTCTTGTTGCAGAGGCATGCTCAAcagcagcaacagcaacaacaacagcagcagcagcagcagcagcagcagcggAGAGATGGAACGCAGCTCCTAAATGGCTCTGCCAATGGGCTTGCAAGTGGTGACCCTCTTATTAGACAGAACTCTGCGACTGCAACTGCAAATGCGTTGGCAACAAAAATGTATGAGGATAGACTAAAGCATCCACTCCAGAGGGATGCATTGGATGATGGAGCTATGAAG CAAAGGTTAGGTGACAATGTCGGACAGCTACTGGATCCTAATCATGCCTCAATGCTGAAGGCAGGTGCAGCAGGTGGCCAACCtcaagg GCAAACACTTCATGGTACACCTGGGGGTATTTCTGGAAATCTTCAACAAGTTCAAAATCGAAGTCAGCAGCTTCCTGGGCCTATAcag GAGATAAAGAGTGAGATGAGTTCAATGATGAACCCCAGAGCTGCTGTTTCAGAAGGATCATTGATTGGAGTTCATG GATCAAATCAAGGCAGTAACAATTTGACTTTGAAAGGATGGCCTTTGACG GGGCTGGAGCAGATTCGAACTGGGTTTTTCCAGCAGCAGAAGATGCAGTCCCCTCAGTCTTTCAATCAACTTCAGTTACAGCAGCAACTAATGCTTCAGGCACAGCAAAACTTGGCATCTCCATCTGCCAATGATTTGGAATCTAGAAAACTAAGAATGTTTCAAAACAATCGTAATATGGGTCTTGCGAAGGATGGCCAGTTAAATTCTGTTGTTGATATGGTTCCTAGTGTTGGATCACCAGTTCAAGTTGGTTCCCGTGCAGACACAGAGCTGCTAATCAAG TTACAGCAGCAACAAATTCAGAACAATCAGCAGCAGCAGCATTATGCACAACATCCACTTTCTAGTCAACATTCTCAAAATTCAAACCACCTCCAGCAGCAAGATAAAATGAATGGTGCTGGAAGCATCACAGTGGATGGTAGCATTTCAAATACCTTTCAAGGAAGCGATCAG GCTCCAAAAACTCAAATTGTGCGAAAGAGAAAGCAGCCAGTATCATCTTCAGGTCCTGCCAATAGCTCTGGGACTGCAAACACCACAGGACCATCCCCAAGTTCACCTTCAACACCTACTACTCACACACCAGGAGATGTGATGTCAATGCCAAGTTTACCACATAATGGTGGTTCCTCTAAGTCTCTACTTATGTTTGGTTCTGATGCGGTGGGCCCACTTACATCAGCACCAAATCAGTTG TCTGATATGGACCAGTTTGTGGATGATGGGTCCTTGGAAGATAATGTTGAGTCATTCTTGTCTCAAGATGAAGCAGACCCTAGGGATAGTCGAGTTAATCAATGTTCTGGTGTCAGCAAAG gCTTCACATTTACGGAAATCCGGCGTATTCCTGCAAGTAGTACGAGTAAAGTTGAATGTTGTCACTTCTCATCAGATGGGAAACTGCTTGCTACTGGTGGTTTTGATAGAAAA GTTGTATTGTGGTGCACAGAATCCTTTACAATGAAGTCTACACTTGAAGAGCATTCTCACTGGATAACTGATGTCCGTTTCAGTCCAAGTATGTCTCGACTTGCTACATCTTCAGCTGACAAAACTGTCAGGGTTTGGGATGCTGATAAT CCCAGTTATTCTCTTCGTACTTTTACGGGGCATTCTGATACTGTTATGTCATTGGACTTCCATCCTAGTAAAGAGGACCTTATCTGCTCTTGTGATATTAATGAGATAAGATACTGGAGTATCAAGAATGGCAGTTGTACTGGAGTTTTCAAG GGTGGTGCGACCCAGATGAGATTTCAACCTCGTGCTGGAAGGCTTCTTGCTGCTGCAGCAGAGAATCTTGTATCCATACTTGATGTAGAGACCCAAGTTTGTAGGCTTAAATTACAG GGCCATAAAAACATGGTCCATTCTGTCTGCTGGGATCCTACTGGTGAATATCTGGCATCTGTGAGTGATGACTTGGTTAGAGTGTGGACAATTGGCTCTGGAAACAAAGGGGAATGTATTCATGAATTGAGCTGTACTGACAACAAATTTAATAACTGTGTTTTCCATCCTACTTATCCTACGCTGTTGGTCATTGGCTGTTATCAG ACTTTGGAACTTTGGAACACAAGCGAGAACAAGACAATGACTCTACATGCACACGACAAACTAGTGTCTGCCTTAGCAGTATCGAGTGCTGCAGGTTTGATAGCTACAGCTAGTCATGACAAGTGTGTCAAGCTCTGGAAGTGA